One genomic region from Octopus bimaculoides isolate UCB-OBI-ISO-001 chromosome 30, ASM119413v2, whole genome shotgun sequence encodes:
- the LOC106884448 gene encoding ATP-dependent (S)-NAD(P)H-hydrate dehydratase yields the protein MFSSLNLWSVLGRRPYQTLPPVYRELDVPSINNNHYEKELISMVKFIVPTLSYGLHKGQCGRIAVVGGCQEYTGAPYFAAISALKVGADLSHVFCTADSAPVIKSYSPELIVHPLLDKSSAIEEIGLWLPKMHSVVVGPGLGRHGPLLSTVKDVLAKTISLKIPLVIDADGVYLLSQDPDVIRNYTAAILTPNVVEFSGLYQKVMGRKPEVDHPVNNVKSLAEELGNVTIVLKGAYDIVSDGKEVLICNTEGSPRRCGGQGDLLSGSMGTFNHWSHLKTTSVNETTCNHNKLLATYGPTLCAAYAACALTRECSQQAFKKHNRSMTTSDLIAEVCNVFHKLYE from the coding sequence ATGTTTTCGTCGCTGAACTTGTGGTCGGTGCTTGGCCGACGGCCATACCAGACTCTCCCGCCTGTCTATCGGGAGCTGGACGTACCTTCCATAAACAATAACCACTACGAAAAAGAACTAATATCCATGGTGAAATTCATCGTGCCCACCTTGTCGTACGGGCTCCACAAGGGCCAGTGCGGCCGCATTGCTGTGGTTGGGGGCTGCCAGGAATACACAGGGGCACCCTACTTTGCGGCCATATCGGCGCTTAAGGTCGGTGCCGACCTCTCTCACGTCTTTTGCACGGCCGATTCTGCCCCGGTCATCAAGTCCTATAGTCCGGAGCTGATCGTGCACCCGCTTCTGGACAAGTCCTCTGCGATCGAGGAGATCGGTCTGTGGTTGCCGAAAATGCATTCGGTGGTCGTCGGGCCGGGTCTCGGCCGTCACGGTCCCTTGCTGAGTACCGTTAAGGACGTGCTGGCGAAAACCATATCTTTGAAGATACCGCTGGTTATAGATGCCGATGGAGTTTACCTTCTTTCTCaagaccccgacgtgattcgaaaCTACACCGCAGCCATCCTCACGCCGAACGTGGTCGAATTCAGCGGTTTATATCAGAAGGTGATGGGACGAAAACCTGAAGTAGATCATCCGGTGAATAACGTAAAATCCCTCGCCGAAGAACTCGGAAATGTAACGATCGTGTTGAAAGGAGCTTACGATATCGTCTCGGACGGTAAGGAAGTGTTGATATGCAACACGGAGGGCAGTCCCAGGCGATGTGGGGGACAGGGCGACTTGCTTTCTGGAAGTATGGGCACTTTCAACCACTGGAGTCACCTGAAAACTACCAGCGTTAACGAAACCACCTGTAACCATAACAAACTGCTTGCTACCTACGGACCGACCCTGTGTGCGGCTTACGCTGCTTGTGCCCTCACCCGTGAATGTAGTCAACAGGCGTTTAAGAAACACAACAGGTCTATGACCACCTCGGATCTGATTGCAGAAGTTTGTAACGTTTTCCATAAACTCTATGAATAA